ATGGTGAGGAACAGCAGATCGAAGGTGTGGTGCAACCCTCCGGAGATGTACTGTTCTATGTACTGCCCGGCACTACCCTCACGGACGCAAAGATCAGCTATGCGATCAACCGCCATTCCACCGCTTCCATCGCGCAGGATGGCGCAGTAGACTTCGCGCAGCCGGTGCCTTTCGTTATCACCGGTGTGGATGGTATAGCCAAAACCTATACTCTGAAGGCCACAGAGCCTGTCAAACTGGACTATGGTATCGGTATCAACCGTAAACTGTGGACAAAAGCCGGTGCTGACCTCGGGTTCGGCGCCAACAATGAAGTATGTCTCGCTGTCAGCGGAGACAATATCGTGATCACCAGGAGAACGAACCCTTCCAAATTCAGCGTGTACAATCGTTTCACTGCCGCTTTTGTAAGGGAAATCCCCAGTCCCTTCGGTTCCCAGCTTTCCTTCCAGATGGTGGAAGACACTGTAGGGCACCTGCTGGCTGCATCCTGGGCGCCGAAGAACGCGAAGTTCATACTCTACAAATACAACGATGCAATGGACAATGCGCCGGTGAAATTCCTGGAATGGACCAATAACAATCCCGCCGGCATTACGGGAGACGGCGGGGTAGGCCGCAGAATGAACATTTATGGCAACCTGGACGGCGATGCCGTGATCATGGCGCCTGCCGGCATATCCAACATCATCTACAAATGGAGGGTTGTTGGCGGCGCACTGCTGAGCCAGACGCCCGAAGTGATCACCTACAACGGTCTCGCTAACGGCGCTACTTCCTTCGGTTATTATGCGGAAGCACAACCGGTTTCAGCTGATGCGAATGCAAACTATTTCATCAACTACCAGTTTGATATCGCTCTCGTGAACGGCACCACCCATGAACGGATGAGCGCTTTCTCCTACGATACCAGGGTGTATGGCGTATTCCACATGCCTACGGCCTATGTGACCTTCAATAATGCCACCTACCTGGCTATCGTCAAATACAGCGATTACAACCTGAACAAGATCAATATGTGCCTGTTCGATGTGACCAGCACTTCCAAGATATCCACACCATTCACCGACCCGAACTACGGTACGTTCAATGTGTTCGTATCCGATGAATTTGCCGGTACGGCGAACGGGAACGGAACGGCGGACATTGCGGTAGGTTTCTCCCAGAACAAGGAAAGAATGCAGGTGTACACGCTGCTGACCAATGGTGGTGTAATGGCGCATGAATTCACACTTTACGCACCCTGATAAAAGGAACAGGAATATTCCGGACATGAAAAATAATATGAACACATGAAAAATACTTTTCTTTCCATCGGCATCGTACTGGCACTCGGATTGTCAGCCACGGTAAGCTGCAAGAAATCAGACGGTCCTCCACCACCCAATCCGGGTGGTGGAGACACCACCGTCAACCCTGAGCCCAAGCGCGATGTATTGGCCTGGGTGGATGCCCGCTCCAATGTGTTCGGTACCTACGGCCGTCTTAATGATACCACCGAATTGAAAAAAGTGCTGGATACCCTGAAGCAGGTAGGCGTGAACGGCCTGGTCGTGGATGTGAAAGGCAGCAGCGGATACACTATGTATCCCAGCGCCATCGCGCAGCAGATCACTTCAATGGACGGGAAGACCATTACCCCCGGCGTGGATTATGTGGGCTTCATGATACAGGAAGCGCGGAAAAGAGGGTTCAAAGTGTACGGCTCCATCGTCACCTTTGTGGAAGGGGACGGCAACCGCCAGATCGGCACCGTGTTCGATGATCCGGATTTCCGCAGCAAATACGAAACCATCGTCTGCGATGTAAACGGCAACCGTGTACCGGTAACCACCACGGGCCGGAATGCCTTCGTGAACCCTGCGCAGCCTGCCGTACAGGAACGCGTGCTCAATATTATCAAAGAGATCGCAACCAAATACACTTTCGATGGCCTCATGCTGGATTATGCCCGTTATACGGACATCGATGCAGACTTCTCCGATTTCTCCAAAGCGGAGTTCATCAAGTATCTTGAAAACAAGTACAATGATAACGATGCGAAGAACATGAAGTTCCCTCAGGACATCGTGACCACCTGGAGGACCAGTTCCGGCCAGACGCTGCCCGCCACCACCGGGAAGTATTACAAAAAATGGCTGATGTACCGTTGCTCCGTGATACAGGATTTCTTTATCAAAGCCCGCGCAGCCGTGAAAGGCGTAAAAGCCGATATGACATTCGGCACCTATGTGGGTGCATGGTACACCACCTATTACCAGGTAGGGGTGAACTGGGCCAGCAAGGATTACGATCCTTTTAACGACCAGGGAGTGCGTTTCGACTGGGCTTACCCGGGTTATGGCGAAACCGGTTACGGAGAGCAGCTGGACCTGCTGATGACCGGCAACTATTTCACGCAGATCCGCCTGGCGGACAATCCGGCCACAGCATCGCTGAAATACCATTGGTGGAGCATTGAAGGTTCGCTGAACGGCGGCATGTACATCACCCGCAATAAAATGCCGCTTTACGGCAGTATGGACCTGGGCAATGTGAGCTGGGCCAATACCGGCGAGATCACCAAGGCCATCCGCTACATCCTGGATAAAGCCAGTGGGGGGATCATGCTCTTCGATATCGTACACATCTACGCACCCCAGTACAACAGGCTGAAACAGCCATTATGGGATGCTGTGAAGAATGGATTGAATAATTAATGGTTAGCAATAAAGAAAGGCAGCAAACACGGGGGCTGATGGAACATGTCAGCCCCTTTTATGAACACCGAAAAAGAATATGAACCGAAGCAACAGTCTTGATGCCCTCCGCGGCTTTGCCATCCTGGCTATGGTGCTGTCCAGCAGCATAGCTTTCGGCATTCTGCCCGGCTGGATGTATCATGCACAAACGCCGCCGCCTTCGCATCAGTTCAATCCGGACCTTCCGGGCCTGACCTGGGTGGACCTGGTGTTCCCTTTTTTCCTGTTTAGCATGGGCGCCGCTATTCCGCTGGCGCTCAAAAAAAAGACTTCCACATTAAAAGTATCCGGGCATGTACTGCAACGTTACCTGTTGCTGGTATTCTTTGCCATATTCACGCTGCATGCCAGGGCATGGGTACAGTCAACACAACCCGGCATAACGGAACAGTTGATGTCCATAGTGTGCTTCGGGTTGCTGGCCGTCATGTTCGTCCGTGCAACATCCCGTTGGATGCTACTCTTTAAGATCGCTGCATTTGCGGTTGCATTGCTGTTCCTGTACAGCCAGCCGCATTTCGACATCAACCGGAGCGATGTCATTATTATTGTGCTGGCTAACATGGCCTTTTTCGGATCACTGGCCTGGTGGTTCACCCGCAGGCACCCGCTTGTGCGCATCGGGATACTTCCCTTCGTTGCAGCAGTATTTATCGCCGGGGACTGGGCGCAGGAGGTGTACAACTGGTCACCTTTCCCCTGGATGTACAAGTTCTATTACCTCAAGTACCTGTTTATCATCATTCCCGGTACCTTTGCGGGAGAGTGGCTGATGCAGGCTGTTCCCGAAGGGACCGGTACAGACAAGCGGAGCTGGATGATAATGGCCTGCTGCACCTTGTTGCTGGTAGTGCTGAACCTCGTTGGCTTGCAGGCCCGGTGGCAGTTGCTGAACCTGGTATGGTCTGTAGCCATCGGCACGTTCATGCTGGTGTTGAACAGCCGTTTGCAGATGCGGGTACCCGCCTGGAGCAATTTCCTGCAGGCCGGAATTTACCTGTTGTGGCTGGGCCTTTGTTTCGACAGTACGCAGGACGGCATTAAAAAAGACCCGTCCACCTACAGTTATTATTTTGTGACCGGTGGGCTGGCATTCCTGGTATTGCTGTGCTTTTGTATCCTGGAACACTATGGCCGGGCCACATCATTGATCCGTTATCTCGCTGCCAACGGAAGGAACCCGATGGTAGCCTATGTAGCAGGGAACCTTTTGCTGTTGCCGCTGCTTCGCCTTACCGGCGCCATGGAGCTTTTCAGCCTGATGGAAAAGAACGTTTGGCTGGGCGTATTGCGCGGCCTGCTGTTCACCGGTATCGTATCGCTCATTACCATCTTTTTTGTCCGCCGTAAATGGTACTGGAAAACATAAATCAAACGAAATGTCATTAAGTGTATTAGATATCGGGATCATTATCGGTTACATCATCGCCATTCTCTTCATCGGTTTTTATATCGCGAAGAAGGCGTCGAAGGACCTGCAATCCTATTTCCTCGGCGGAAATAAAATGAAATGGTATATGCTCGGCCTGAGCAATGCCTCCGGTATGTTCGATATCTCCGGTACGATGTGGACGGTGAGCATCCTCTTCATCTACGGTCTGAAAAGCGCCTTCATTCCCTGGCTGTGGCCCGTCTGGAACCAGGTGTTCGTATTTGTGTACCTCGCCATCTGGATGCGGCGCTCCAATGTAATGACCGGCGCGCAGTGGATCACCTTTCGTTTCGGTGATGGAAAAGGCGCCCGGCTTTCACATATCATCATCGTGGTATTCGCCATTGTCAGCGTGATCGGTTTTATTGCGTATTTCTTTGAAGGGATCGGCAAGTTCTCTACCTCCATATTACCCTGGGACCTCTCCGTACAGATGGGCAGTTTTTATCTCAGCTCGGAAAGAAGTTATGCGCTCATCCTTTGTATCATGACCACCCTGTACACCATCAAAGGCGGTATGTACAGCGTAGTGGCCACCGAAGTGATGCAGTTTTTCATTATGACCATTTCCTGCTTCGTGATCGGCTACATTGCTTATACCGCAGTAACGCCGGAGCAGGTGAATGCGGCTATTCCCGCGGGTTGGAAAGACCTTTCTTTCGGCTGGACGCTTGATCTGGACTGGAGCAAAACACCATTCCCGGCTGTAGACCAGAAGATCGCGGCGGATGGGTTCGGATTGTTCGGTATTTTGATGATGATGATGCTCTTCAAAGGTATTTTTGCATCCATCGCGGGCCCGGTGCCGAGTTATGATATGCAGCGCGTGCTGTCCACCCGCACTCCGGGAGATGCCGCCAGGATGAGCTTCACCACCATCTGGGTGATGTATATCCCGCGGTACCTGATGATCGCAGGGTTTGCAGTGCTGGCGCTGGTGTACCTGCAAACGGAACTGGGGGCGCAGGGCAGTAATATCGATTTTGAGAAGATAGCGCCGGAAGCCATTGCCAAGTTTGTGCCGGCAGGTTTTAAAGGCTTGCTGCTGGCGGGGCTGCTCGCGTCTTTCATGGGCACCTTCTCCGCCTTTGTGAACGCAGCGCCGGCCTATATCGTGAACGACATCTACAAGAAATACATCAATCCCGCCGCCTCCAATGCAAAATACATCCGCATCAGCGTGATCGCTTCACTGGTGCTGGTTTTTGTGGGCATTCTCTTCGGGTTTATGGGCGCTTCGCTGAACAAGCTCACCCTCTGGATCACCTCCGCCCTGTACGGTGGATACGCTGCAGCGAATGTTTTGAAATGGCTCTGGTGGCGGTTCACCGGTTACGGATATTTCTACGGGATGTTGTTCGGGCTGATCGGGTCTACCATCAAACTGTTCTTCTTCCCGGACATCGTGGATATCTATGTATTTCCGGTGATCCTCGCATTCTCCTTCCTGGGCTGCATCATCGGCACTTACCTGACGCCG
This genomic stretch from Chitinophaga sp. XS-30 harbors:
- a CDS encoding sodium:solute symporter family protein, with translation MSLSVLDIGIIIGYIIAILFIGFYIAKKASKDLQSYFLGGNKMKWYMLGLSNASGMFDISGTMWTVSILFIYGLKSAFIPWLWPVWNQVFVFVYLAIWMRRSNVMTGAQWITFRFGDGKGARLSHIIIVVFAIVSVIGFIAYFFEGIGKFSTSILPWDLSVQMGSFYLSSERSYALILCIMTTLYTIKGGMYSVVATEVMQFFIMTISCFVIGYIAYTAVTPEQVNAAIPAGWKDLSFGWTLDLDWSKTPFPAVDQKIAADGFGLFGILMMMMLFKGIFASIAGPVPSYDMQRVLSTRTPGDAARMSFTTIWVMYIPRYLMIAGFAVLALVYLQTELGAQGSNIDFEKIAPEAIAKFVPAGFKGLLLAGLLASFMGTFSAFVNAAPAYIVNDIYKKYINPAASNAKYIRISVIASLVLVFVGILFGFMGASLNKLTLWITSALYGGYAAANVLKWLWWRFTGYGYFYGMLFGLIGSTIKLFFFPDIVDIYVFPVILAFSFLGCIIGTYLTPLVNIEAVKAFYKQTRPWGFWGPVKKAVMKEDPSFVPNKDFGRDMLNIVTGIIWQMAQVVIPIYFMIRENYRMLGWVIIFIATTWLLKKNWWNHLGKADK
- a CDS encoding DUF5018 domain-containing protein, translated to MKRISSLIIFSLAAAGTFVSCRKADPVMRSEENLLSDIYATNDGNGGQRLFNPRYSNDTIYFDIPYFYPEDSDNETDLSRIILRGSIPSDAKLSPALGSFADLRNPYPIKVTSGTGEEKHYVVIGKKVGNTTIETITVTYMDADGEEQQIEGVVQPSGDVLFYVLPGTTLTDAKISYAINRHSTASIAQDGAVDFAQPVPFVITGVDGIAKTYTLKATEPVKLDYGIGINRKLWTKAGADLGFGANNEVCLAVSGDNIVITRRTNPSKFSVYNRFTAAFVREIPSPFGSQLSFQMVEDTVGHLLAASWAPKNAKFILYKYNDAMDNAPVKFLEWTNNNPAGITGDGGVGRRMNIYGNLDGDAVIMAPAGISNIIYKWRVVGGALLSQTPEVITYNGLANGATSFGYYAEAQPVSADANANYFINYQFDIALVNGTTHERMSAFSYDTRVYGVFHMPTAYVTFNNATYLAIVKYSDYNLNKINMCLFDVTSTSKISTPFTDPNYGTFNVFVSDEFAGTANGNGTADIAVGFSQNKERMQVYTLLTNGGVMAHEFTLYAP
- a CDS encoding DUF5009 domain-containing protein, with protein sequence MNRSNSLDALRGFAILAMVLSSSIAFGILPGWMYHAQTPPPSHQFNPDLPGLTWVDLVFPFFLFSMGAAIPLALKKKTSTLKVSGHVLQRYLLLVFFAIFTLHARAWVQSTQPGITEQLMSIVCFGLLAVMFVRATSRWMLLFKIAAFAVALLFLYSQPHFDINRSDVIIIVLANMAFFGSLAWWFTRRHPLVRIGILPFVAAVFIAGDWAQEVYNWSPFPWMYKFYYLKYLFIIIPGTFAGEWLMQAVPEGTGTDKRSWMIMACCTLLLVVLNLVGLQARWQLLNLVWSVAIGTFMLVLNSRLQMRVPAWSNFLQAGIYLLWLGLCFDSTQDGIKKDPSTYSYYFVTGGLAFLVLLCFCILEHYGRATSLIRYLAANGRNPMVAYVAGNLLLLPLLRLTGAMELFSLMEKNVWLGVLRGLLFTGIVSLITIFFVRRKWYWKT
- a CDS encoding alpha amylase family protein yields the protein MKNTFLSIGIVLALGLSATVSCKKSDGPPPPNPGGGDTTVNPEPKRDVLAWVDARSNVFGTYGRLNDTTELKKVLDTLKQVGVNGLVVDVKGSSGYTMYPSAIAQQITSMDGKTITPGVDYVGFMIQEARKRGFKVYGSIVTFVEGDGNRQIGTVFDDPDFRSKYETIVCDVNGNRVPVTTTGRNAFVNPAQPAVQERVLNIIKEIATKYTFDGLMLDYARYTDIDADFSDFSKAEFIKYLENKYNDNDAKNMKFPQDIVTTWRTSSGQTLPATTGKYYKKWLMYRCSVIQDFFIKARAAVKGVKADMTFGTYVGAWYTTYYQVGVNWASKDYDPFNDQGVRFDWAYPGYGETGYGEQLDLLMTGNYFTQIRLADNPATASLKYHWWSIEGSLNGGMYITRNKMPLYGSMDLGNVSWANTGEITKAIRYILDKASGGIMLFDIVHIYAPQYNRLKQPLWDAVKNGLNN